The uncultured Carboxylicivirga sp. genomic interval GAAGAACTAAAATTCAGAATTACACCTGCATTTCGGTAGCCTGTTTTCTGAAAGAATTTGGACTTATTCCATACTCTTTGGTAAAGCAACGACTGAAGTACTTCGGATCGTTAAAGCCAACCATAAAGCTTACTTCGTTTACGGAAAACTTACCTTCAGAAAGCAAAGCCTTTGCCATTTTTACGCGATACGATCGGATTAGCTCATTGGGAGTATTTTGCATATGTTCTTTCACTTTACGGTACAACTGCATTTGACTCACTCCTAATTCTTCCGCCAGAATCTGCTGATTAAAATCTGCGTTTGAGGTTTGTACAGATAGAATTTCATTGATCTTTCGCACCAGCTTTTCGTCGTACGACGATTCTTTACTTTTAGCTGGTTGAACAATGGCTTCTACTTTTAACGAATGCTCAATCTGATTACTTCGTTTAATGAGGTTATTAATTTTCAGATGCAACAATTCCGGATCGAATGGCTTTGAAACAAATTCATCAACCCCGGCAGTAAATCCCTCTTTCTCGTTTTCAACATCGCCCAATGCTGTTAACAATATAAATGGGATTTTACTTAGCTGAGACTTCCGCTTAACATACTTACACAAGGATATGCCGTCCATTACGGGCATCATCCAATCCGATAGAATCAAATCAACCGACTTGTTTTTAGCCAACAAGTGTTTAGCATCCAAACCATTATTGGTTAATACAACCTTGTATTTTACACCTAATAATTCAACCAAATACTGCTGTAGTTCCACATTGTCTTCTACAATTAAAATGGTGTTTTTGTCGGGATGGTTAACTGCCGAATTTTCAACTTCAACATGTAAATTGTTGTAAGATGGATTTTCTTCCATATGATCAACTAATGGAAAACATAATTTAAATGAACTTCCCTTTTCCATTTCACTTTCTACCTCAACTTCACCCTTCAACAACGAAACAAATTCTTTTACCATCGATAATCCAATTCCATTTCCCGGAGCACTATCGCTTGATTTATTGATTTGATAGTATCGATCAAAAATATGCTCAATCCTGTTTTTGGGCATTCCTATCCCATTGTCAATTATCTCTAAAAGAAAATGACTTGGCTCAATAATGAGGTTGCATTGAATAATACCACCTGGGGGAGTAAATTTAATGGCATTAGCCAACAGGTTATAAATGATTTGCTGTAGCTTATCAAAGTCGAAATTGGTAAACAATGAGGTTTGATTGGTATGAAATTGCAATTGCTGATCGTTGATTTCCACCTGATCACGAAAGGAGTTGAGAACACATCGACAGATATCCACTAGATCGCCTCGTGTATTAATACGCTTTAATCCTCCCAACTCAAGGCTTTTCTTATCCAATACCTGATCGAGCAGTTGTATAATGTAATTAACATTGCGTTCCATTCGATGCAGCTTTTCCTTTGTGGGTTGGTGGATGGTTTTATCCTTTAATATCTCCGACAGAGGCCCGGATATAAGTGTGAGAGGTGTGCGAATATCATGCGATACATTAGTAAAAAACTTCTCCTTAAGCAGATTTGCTTCTTCGTATTTGGTATTCATCTCCAGCAAATGGGCATGCTGAGCCAATATCTGATCGCGCTGGGCTTGTACCTTGTCCGACTTTCGTTCCAAATCGGAAAAAGCTTTTTGCAAATCACCCTTTTGTTTGGCTATCTTATCGGTACGTTGCCCTACCAACTTTTCCAGCTCTTCTTTTTGCTTACGCATATTTACATAGCGAATGCGAACAATTGCTAATATCAGAATCAGTACAAACACAACTGCTCCCAGATAGAAATAAAAGCTAAACCAAAAAGGTTTGGCAATGGTAAACGAAAGAACCGTATCCGTCTTCGACCAATAATTATCGGCATTTGCACCTTTAACCTTTAAATGATACTGCCCCGCCGGTAAATCGGAATACTTAACATGGGCTAAATGTCCTTTCTGAATATGAAAAGTATCATCTAAAGGTTGAAGCTTCCAGGCAATTTGAGCATTATCTAAACCGTTCATCAACACCGCATGCAAATCCAATTCAATGGCTTGAGTTGCATACGAAAAGGCATATACCGAATCGGCTTGCCACGTATTTTTCGTTTGGTTATCCACTACCAGATGATCAGAAAACAAATTGGGGATAACCTCATCGGGTTTAATATTATCGGGATTAAAACTAATGAGTCCACCTACACCGCCAAAGTACATTCTGCTTTCATTATCGAAAAATCCGGCTCCTTCGGTATAATTAGCCAAGGTGAATCCATCGTTTTCGCCAAAAATCCTCGTGGTTCGATTGATAATATCATACTTTGCAATACATTTTGAAGTACTTAACCAAAGCTGTTGTGCATCATCAACATACAATTTATAAACTAAAGTAGTTGGTAATTCTCTATTCAACAATGGCAACAACTTTACGTCGCCTTTTTTATTGATGCAATTAACACCGCCAAAAGTACCTAACCAGATATTTCCCTTGGTATCTTCAATAATATCGAATACACTATTGCTGGAAATTTGCCTACTTGAAGACGTTTCCGTATAGTGAGCTTCAATAGTACTATGTTTGTAATTGATCCTATAAACACCTTGGGTTTCGGTAGCCACCCATAAATATCCCTTACTATCGAAAAAGAGTTTTCGCACATTGATATCAGGCAGGTTTACTTTTTCAAGATAGTTGGTAAAACTATCTTCTTTGGGGTTTAGCAGCTGAATTCCTTTCCAGCCACCCATAAGCAGTTTTCCATTCTTATCGCTTGCAAAACTATAGATTCGGGATATTTCATCAGAACGACCATCGAAATAAGTGATTTGATTGGATCCATCTCTAAAACAACATAAACCATCGTACGTTCCCACCCACACTGTCCCCCTAACATCCTGGTAAATAGAACGAACCCAATCCCATTTATCTCCCTTGATTTTACTAAGCGTTATCTTTTTAAATCTCTCGCCCGATCCTACAAGCAAACCATTGTTATACGTACCCAACCATAAACGCCCTTTATTATCCTGAAGCATCGCACGAATGGTATTCATCGAAATAGTGGAATCGTTACTATGATAATGAATGGTTACCGTAACCCTACTGTTATTTGGGCGCCCAATATTAATTCCCTCGTCTTTGGTACCAATCCACAGGTTATTTTCACGATCCATAAACGCAGCATAGACCTCGTTAGTGGCTATTTTTTCATCATCATCGCTTTGCATC includes:
- a CDS encoding two-component regulator propeller domain-containing protein codes for the protein MRGICLLLFFIGFRLAAQPIYTFSHLTTNDGLSNNTVLSINQDQLGRIWMATYDGLCVYDGMRMHIIRYEPKGYHQNLPKGIALDLQIDENNFVWVRYDNNQLVRILNQDGNCCYYTLPNSTQNSSVELYVSREAKLLVKADSVFYSYNATEDAFKKLQKNHYLINEWKNNELLKVKLQQQLQQQHPDIDIHNMQVDWDKDCVLITTINSGVWYLPSLSSTQFIHYSMQSDDDEKIATNEVYAAFMDRENNLWIGTKDEGINIGRPNNSRVTVTIHYHSNDSTISMNTIRAMLQDNKGRLWLGTYNNGLLVGSGERFKKITLSKIKGDKWDWVRSIYQDVRGTVWVGTYDGLCCFRDGSNQITYFDGRSDEISRIYSFASDKNGKLLMGGWKGIQLLNPKEDSFTNYLEKVNLPDINVRKLFFDSKGYLWVATETQGVYRINYKHSTIEAHYTETSSSRQISSNSVFDIIEDTKGNIWLGTFGGVNCINKKGDVKLLPLLNRELPTTLVYKLYVDDAQQLWLSTSKCIAKYDIINRTTRIFGENDGFTLANYTEGAGFFDNESRMYFGGVGGLISFNPDNIKPDEVIPNLFSDHLVVDNQTKNTWQADSVYAFSYATQAIELDLHAVLMNGLDNAQIAWKLQPLDDTFHIQKGHLAHVKYSDLPAGQYHLKVKGANADNYWSKTDTVLSFTIAKPFWFSFYFYLGAVVFVLILILAIVRIRYVNMRKQKEELEKLVGQRTDKIAKQKGDLQKAFSDLERKSDKVQAQRDQILAQHAHLLEMNTKYEEANLLKEKFFTNVSHDIRTPLTLISGPLSEILKDKTIHQPTKEKLHRMERNVNYIIQLLDQVLDKKSLELGGLKRINTRGDLVDICRCVLNSFRDQVEINDQQLQFHTNQTSLFTNFDFDKLQQIIYNLLANAIKFTPPGGIIQCNLIIEPSHFLLEIIDNGIGMPKNRIEHIFDRYYQINKSSDSAPGNGIGLSMVKEFVSLLKGEVEVESEMEKGSSFKLCFPLVDHMEENPSYNNLHVEVENSAVNHPDKNTILIVEDNVELQQYLVELLGVKYKVVLTNNGLDAKHLLAKNKSVDLILSDWMMPVMDGISLCKYVKRKSQLSKIPFILLTALGDVENEKEGFTAGVDEFVSKPFDPELLHLKINNLIKRSNQIEHSLKVEAIVQPAKSKESSYDEKLVRKINEILSVQTSNADFNQQILAEELGVSQMQLYRKVKEHMQNTPNELIRSYRVKMAKALLSEGKFSVNEVSFMVGFNDPKYFSRCFTKEYGISPNSFRKQATEMQV